Genomic window (Terriglobales bacterium):
CAGCGGGCGCCACGGCCGCTCCAGCGCCTCCCGCAGCGCCTCGAGCATGTCTTACCTTCCCCCGTCGGCGGCTTGAGCGTGTTGCCGCAACAATTCCACCGCCTGTTCCAGGCTCAGCGTGGCGGGCACCGCCTGAAAATCCGAGTAGCTCACCCTCTGCTGTGCCCGCTTCTTGCTGAACAGGATGCGGTAGCTCAGGTCCACGTCGATGCGGGTGACCCGCCAGGTGCCGTCGGGGATGCGCCCGTTCTCGATCTCGATGTGCCCGCCCTTGTACAGCCGCCCGATGATCCCCCAGCCGAAATCCACGTCGCGGAACAGTTGCGTGTGGATGCGCACCACGCGTTCCGCCCTGGGATCGATCCACACCTGCCCGTCCATGCTGGCAAAGGCCTGGCCCTCGCGGAAGGTCGGCTCGAACTTGGGGTTGGGCTGGAACCGGATGCGCACCAGCCCGTCCGGCTCCACCCCGTCGTATTGGTAGAGGAAGGCGTCGGGCAGGGCTTCCAGCGCCCGCCGTCGCCGCTCCGACTCCTCCTGGAACTGCTTCTGGTCTTTGCTGACCCAGGCGGGATCGCGCAGGATGCGCTGCTGGTCCTTCTCCACCTCCGCCATCTCGTCCGCGGTGAGCGGGCGCCCGTCGAGGGAGAGCAGGCGTCCCACCGGGCCTTGCGGGGTCTCCACCCGCAGCGTGATCCGCGATCCCGCCGGCTGCTCCCGCTGTGCCCGGTACATCTGGTAGTGGGGTGGGTCTTCTTCCTTCAGGTCGGCCTGGGCGGCGCGCCGCACCAGCTCCTGCGCGCTCAGGCTGGGAAAAGGACTCGTGCTGGAGCCATGGTCGGCGTCGTGATTGTTCTGCGCCGGCAGCCCGCTCGCCGCGAGCGTCAGCAGCAGGCCGAGGACCGGGAGCAGCCGCGCCCGTCCCGGCCGGGCAGGCAGGATGTGCGCGCGCGTTCGAGCAGGGTACATAGCGGCCGCGGAGTCCAGCCCTTCAATTGTCGAGGCTGGCTCGCGGGAAAGCAACCGCCGTTGTCACCGCGCTCGTGTGCGCGCCGGCACCGCCTCGGCGGCGCGCACCAGCGCCTCCTGGAGCTGCTCCAGGTTGCTCTCCCCGGTGAGATAGCTGATCACCATCATGCGCATCACGCTGCGCCCGCTGACCCGGGTCAGCGAGATCCACTGCCGCCCGTCGCGCGTGACTGCGTCCACCACCGCGGCGTTGGCGGCCGCAACCTCTTCTTCGTTCCCGCCCTGGACGCGGAAGTTCACGATGGGCAACTGCGGCTCCAGAGCCAGTTCGTAATCCTCCGAGCGCCGCACCCAGGCGGAGAAGCCCGCCGCCAGCTTGAGCTGCCGGTCGATCATCTCCTCGTAGGCCAGCCGGCCGTGCACCCGCAGCGTCAGCCAGAACTTCAGCGAGTTCATGCGCCGCGACCACTGCGCGCTCACCTTGAAGTTGTCCAGCAGTTGCGCCCCGGCCACCCGTGGCATATAGGGCGTGGCCACCGCGAAGGCCGCCTGCAGGCTCTCCGGGTGCGAGGTCAGCACCACGCCCGCGGCGAAGGGCATGGCCAGCCACTTGTGCGGGTCGAGGGTGATGGAGTCCGCCTGCTCCAGTCCGCGCACCAACTCGCGGTGCCGGTCGGAGAAGACGGCGGCGGCGCCATAGGCGCCGTCCACGTGCAGCCACAGTTGCTCGCGGCGGCAGACGGCGGCCAGCGCTTCCAGGTCGTCGATGGCGCCGGAATTGGTGGTGCCCGCGGTCCCCACCACGCAGAAGGGGCGATGTCCGAGGGCGCGGTCGCGCGCAATGGCTGCTTCCAGCTTGGCGACCTCCATCTGCGCGCGCTCGTTGACCGCGACCCGTCGCAGCGCCCTGCGTCCCAGCCCCAGCAGTCCCGCCGACTTGTCCAGCGAATGGTGCGATTCCGCCGAGGCGTAGAGCACCGGCTTCGCGCCGATCGCGGCCACACCTTCCTCCACCGACTCCGGGAAGTGCGTCGCCAGGGCCAGCGCCAGCGCGCTGAAATTGGCTTCGTTGCCGCCGCTGGTGAAGGTGCCGTCGAACGCGACCTTTCGATTCTTGTCATCCCGAGCCGCAGGCGAGGGATCTGCACTTCTCCAAATCCTCTCCCCGATCCAGCGCACCGACTCGCTCTCGATCTTCGAGGCCAGTTGCGAGCGCGCCAGCGTGGCCAGTTGCGGATTCAGCGCCGCCACCAGCGCCTCCGCCAGCACCGCCATATAGGTGGGCGTGGGGTTCATCAGCCCGAAGTAGTTGGCGCTGGGGACGTGGAAGCCCTTGTCCACCAGCTCGCGGCAGGCCTCGTCGAGGACGGCCTCGGCGCTTGCGCCCAGATCGGGCATGCGGTCGCTCAATTGGCCGAAAGTGCGCGCTTCCAGGGGAAGCTGGACGGCACGCTCGGGCAGGGAAGAGAAGTAGTCGTTGATGGCGTCGATCAGCTGGTAGCCGAGCTTGCGGCGGGTTTCGCGGTCGAAGTCAAATCCCATGGATGGGTACCTGCTTGTTTCAGTCGTTCGTCGTTGGTCGTTCGTCGCTGGCCGAGTCGGCCTCCTGTGTGGATAGCCGCTCCCGTGTGGCACAGCCGCCCTCGGCCGTGCTTCCCAGCAGTTTAGATGTTCGCCGCCGCGCTTGGGAACTTTGTTTTCCTTCGTGCCCTTCGTCTCCGCCTTTGTGCCCTTTGTGGTGTGCTTTTCTGGCGACCGGCGACTACCCCTTCCGCAACTTCCACGCCACCTGCCGCAACATGCCCAGCCAAACATTGGCATCGGAGGCCGGCAGCCCTAGCCGCCGCACCAGCCGGCGGATCTTCTCCCGCGTCGCCGCGCCCGCGCGCGGCTTCAGATACCCGCTCGCCGCCAGCGTCTCCAGCAGCACCTCGGTCAGCCGCTCCACCTCGCCCGCCGCCGCTGGCCTCACCTTCTCCGCGGGCGCCGGCCGCGCCTCCCGCGCCAACTCGTACAGGCACACCGCCACCGCCTGCGCCAGGTTCATGGAAGGACGCTCGGCGCGCGTGGGGATGCGCAGCAGCCAGTGG
Coding sequences:
- a CDS encoding pyridoxal-dependent decarboxylase codes for the protein MGFDFDRETRRKLGYQLIDAINDYFSSLPERAVQLPLEARTFGQLSDRMPDLGASAEAVLDEACRELVDKGFHVPSANYFGLMNPTPTYMAVLAEALVAALNPQLATLARSQLASKIESESVRWIGERIWRSADPSPAARDDKNRKVAFDGTFTSGGNEANFSALALALATHFPESVEEGVAAIGAKPVLYASAESHHSLDKSAGLLGLGRRALRRVAVNERAQMEVAKLEAAIARDRALGHRPFCVVGTAGTTNSGAIDDLEALAAVCRREQLWLHVDGAYGAAAVFSDRHRELVRGLEQADSITLDPHKWLAMPFAAGVVLTSHPESLQAAFAVATPYMPRVAGAQLLDNFKVSAQWSRRMNSLKFWLTLRVHGRLAYEEMIDRQLKLAAGFSAWVRRSEDYELALEPQLPIVNFRVQGGNEEEVAAANAAVVDAVTRDGRQWISLTRVSGRSVMRMMVISYLTGESNLEQLQEALVRAAEAVPARTRAR